The Calderihabitans maritimus genome contains a region encoding:
- a CDS encoding serine dehydratase beta chain codes for MARNIFGEQPDKVEIVLHGSFASTGRGHGTDRALVAGLLGWAPDDTRLPQSLKTAAELGMQVEFSSADLGEVHPNTALLRLEKGKNKIEILGSSIGGGKILITKINDIQVELSGSYATLIVAHRDRPGGVASVTSIVADHKVNISAMRVSRQSRGARMMMIIEMDQLPPEGIVPEILRCQSVEHALLLKPITALGGDKIGQNNQH; via the coding sequence ATGGCTAGGAATATTTTTGGTGAACAACCGGATAAGGTGGAAATCGTACTCCACGGCTCCTTTGCCTCCACAGGCAGGGGCCATGGTACTGACAGGGCTCTGGTGGCAGGGCTTCTGGGCTGGGCACCTGATGATACAAGGCTGCCGCAGTCCTTAAAGACTGCGGCTGAGCTTGGGATGCAGGTAGAGTTTTCTTCTGCTGACCTCGGGGAAGTACACCCCAATACCGCTTTGCTGCGGCTTGAAAAGGGAAAAAACAAGATTGAAATACTGGGGAGTTCCATTGGAGGGGGCAAGATCTTGATCACTAAAATCAATGACATCCAGGTGGAACTCTCAGGAAGTTATGCCACACTGATTGTAGCCCACCGGGACAGGCCCGGTGGGGTTGCGTCAGTAACCAGCATTGTGGCAGACCACAAGGTTAACATTTCTGCCATGCGTGTTTCCCGGCAAAGCAGGGGAGCCCGGATGATGATGATTATCGAAATGGACCAGCTCCCACCGGAAGGAATTGTTCCTGAAATTCTTAGATGCCAGTCAGTCGAACACGCCTTGTTGCTGAAGCCTATTACAGCTTTGGGTGGTGACAAAATTGGACAGAATAACCAGCATTGA